One window of the Brevibacterium limosum genome contains the following:
- a CDS encoding cadmium resistance transporter has translation MILTSALQAIGLFIATNIDDIIVLSLFFARGAGQRGTTARILAGQYLGFVGILGAAVLVSLGAGVFLPPAVIPYFGLIPLGLGLWAAWQAWCGGDDDDAEIEGKNVAVWTVAGVTFANGGDNIGVYVPVFLNVGPAGVVAYCIVFLALVAVLVMLAKFVATRPPIAEVLERWEHILFPIVLIGLGIFILISGGAFGL, from the coding sequence GTGATCCTGACCTCGGCCCTACAGGCGATCGGCCTGTTCATCGCCACGAATATTGACGACATCATCGTGCTCTCCCTGTTCTTCGCCCGCGGCGCCGGGCAGCGCGGAACCACCGCACGAATTCTTGCCGGCCAGTACCTGGGGTTCGTGGGCATCCTGGGTGCGGCCGTGCTCGTCTCCTTGGGGGCCGGAGTATTCCTGCCTCCAGCGGTCATCCCGTACTTCGGCCTCATCCCCCTGGGGCTGGGGCTGTGGGCTGCCTGGCAGGCCTGGTGCGGAGGCGATGACGATGACGCCGAGATCGAAGGCAAGAACGTCGCAGTCTGGACTGTGGCCGGGGTCACGTTCGCCAACGGCGGAGACAACATCGGCGTCTACGTCCCGGTCTTCCTCAACGTGGGCCCGGCCGGGGTGGTGGCCTACTGCATCGTGTTCCTCGCGCTGGTCGCGGTGCTGGTAATGCTGGCCAAGTTCGTCGCCACCCGCCCACCGATCGCCGAAGTCCTTGAACGCTGGGAACACATCCTGTTCCCCATTGTCCTCATCGGCCTCGGTATCTTCATCCTGATCAGCGGCGGAGCATTCGGACTCTGA
- a CDS encoding cytochrome c biogenesis CcdA family protein, with translation MIAVATIGEQFSQIASSGPMLLAIPIAVIAGIISFLSPCVLPLVPGYLGYVTGLAGKSLDDQKTFRVVIGVFLFMLGFSAVFVSIGLVFSLTGILLSAWADVINRIMGAIVIVAGIIFMGGLSLLQREWRIKSRPQAGLWGAPLLGGTFAFSWAPCMGPTLAAVLALTTSFGPTGSGALLRGTILTLSYCLGLGIPFLLVSLLLIRGGGRMRWVKDHHAAITRAGGAVLIGIGILLITGVWTQWVNGLQGLIGGFSTVV, from the coding sequence GTGATCGCTGTGGCAACGATCGGTGAACAGTTCTCACAGATAGCAAGCTCGGGCCCGATGCTGCTGGCAATCCCGATTGCTGTGATCGCCGGGATCATCTCGTTCCTGTCGCCATGCGTGTTACCACTGGTGCCTGGCTATCTTGGCTATGTCACTGGACTTGCCGGGAAGTCACTCGACGATCAGAAGACATTCCGCGTGGTCATTGGTGTGTTCTTGTTCATGCTCGGCTTTTCGGCTGTCTTCGTCTCAATTGGACTCGTCTTTTCTCTCACAGGGATACTTCTCAGCGCCTGGGCGGACGTGATCAATCGCATCATGGGTGCGATCGTCATCGTGGCGGGGATCATCTTCATGGGCGGATTGAGTCTCCTCCAGCGGGAGTGGCGTATCAAGAGCCGCCCTCAGGCGGGATTGTGGGGAGCACCGCTTCTCGGCGGAACGTTCGCGTTCAGCTGGGCCCCGTGCATGGGGCCGACATTAGCGGCAGTACTTGCGTTGACGACCAGTTTCGGGCCGACAGGATCCGGTGCCTTGCTTCGCGGGACCATATTGACCCTCAGTTATTGCCTGGGTCTTGGCATTCCCTTCCTGCTTGTCTCTTTGCTACTCATCAGAGGCGGCGGTCGCATGAGGTGGGTCAAAGATCATCATGCAGCAATTACCCGTGCGGGAGGGGCCGTTCTCATCGGAATAGGAATACTGCTGATCACTGGAGTATGGACTCAATGGGTCAACGGACTGCAGGGTCTCATTGGCGGCTTTTCCACCGTGGTCTGA
- a CDS encoding TlpA family protein disulfide reductase produces the protein MRDAYAQRFRIYAFSRLAYGSAVLAVMLAAITGCAPSDKNAGDTSGSNDQGYVSGTGVITQIPEAERSTPVQLAGKTTDGDAFDLQEWQGSPVVLNLWYAACPPCREEAPDLQESYESFREEGVTFLGINVRDEAAAANAFARQFGITYPSMLDKEGRAVAALSGLLPPQAVPSTVILDSKGRPAARVVGIVDRSTLDGLITDVLAKDT, from the coding sequence GTGCGAGACGCGTATGCACAGCGATTCCGAATTTATGCCTTCTCCCGGTTGGCTTATGGGAGCGCTGTTCTAGCGGTCATGCTGGCCGCGATCACCGGATGCGCACCCTCCGACAAGAACGCCGGGGACACTTCCGGATCAAATGATCAGGGGTATGTGTCAGGCACGGGGGTGATCACCCAGATTCCCGAAGCGGAACGCTCAACACCCGTGCAGCTGGCTGGAAAAACGACGGACGGGGATGCCTTCGACCTGCAAGAATGGCAGGGCAGTCCAGTGGTATTGAACTTGTGGTACGCAGCATGCCCACCATGTCGAGAAGAGGCACCAGACCTTCAGGAAAGCTACGAATCGTTCCGCGAGGAGGGAGTGACCTTCCTAGGCATCAATGTCCGAGATGAAGCTGCTGCGGCAAACGCATTTGCTCGACAATTCGGCATCACCTACCCCTCCATGCTCGACAAAGAAGGGCGGGCAGTGGCGGCCTTGAGCGGTCTTCTTCCACCGCAGGCCGTACCGTCGACGGTGATTCTCGATTCCAAGGGCCGTCCTGCTGCTCGTGTCGTCGGGATCGTCGATCGCTCGACTCTTGATGGCCTCATCACTGACGTACTTGCCAAAGACACGTGA
- a CDS encoding heavy metal translocating P-type ATPase yields the protein MSRECCGPDDAAPDPVDADAVAEHEEVPPWWRDRSLALPVASGLLWATGLILQWIGLEIPALVVFALGLVAGGWTFVPGTLRSLFTATGRGRLGVGLLMTIAAIGAVVLGHVGEAAALAFLFSVAEALEDRAMDRAQQGLRALLSLIPDTARISRLTGEETIPAADVRELDVLVVGAGERVATDGVVTSGRSWVDTSAITGESIPIEVAPGDKILAGSVNGTGTLSIEASADGRDNSLTKIVHLVEQAHANKGERARMADRIARPLVPLVLIAAVLIAAFGFVVGDPSTWIERALVVLVAASPCALAIAVPVTVISAIGSASKLGVVIKSGAAFEELGTIRRVAFDKTGTLTRNEPRVVATHISNDHTEAEVLDLAAALEATSTHPLAQAISAATPTRLEAVEVQELPGHGLSGTVEGRRVRVGSPRWITPHGLTTQAAELADQGMSIIVVEVDDQIGGIIGIRDELRPEATEAIAALHDQGISTVMLTGDNARTAEAIAAQAGIDEIHAEQLPEHKAERIRASTAQVPTVMIGDGINDAPALASATVGVAMGVSGSAAAVESADVAFTGTDLRLIPDALAHAKKGRGIMTANVVLALAIIVVLFPLALFGVLGLAAVVLVHEVAEVVVILNGVRTARSKRRIYPSDARDGSTPSSTAPVKASDY from the coding sequence GTGAGCCGCGAATGCTGCGGACCCGATGACGCAGCCCCAGACCCTGTCGACGCCGACGCGGTCGCTGAGCACGAGGAGGTGCCCCCGTGGTGGCGCGATCGCTCCCTGGCGCTGCCGGTCGCCTCCGGGCTTCTGTGGGCCACTGGCCTGATTCTGCAATGGATCGGTCTGGAGATTCCGGCACTGGTCGTGTTCGCACTTGGTTTAGTAGCCGGCGGGTGGACATTCGTGCCTGGCACGCTGAGGAGTTTGTTCACAGCCACCGGTCGCGGGCGCTTGGGTGTGGGGCTGTTGATGACGATTGCCGCGATCGGTGCTGTCGTACTCGGCCACGTCGGAGAGGCAGCAGCGTTGGCGTTTCTGTTCTCTGTTGCCGAGGCGCTGGAAGACCGGGCAATGGACCGGGCACAGCAGGGGCTGCGTGCTTTGCTCTCACTCATCCCCGACACTGCCCGCATCTCCCGATTGACTGGCGAAGAGACGATCCCGGCCGCAGACGTCCGCGAGCTCGACGTTCTAGTCGTCGGAGCTGGAGAGCGAGTCGCCACTGATGGAGTTGTGACCTCTGGTCGATCGTGGGTGGATACTTCAGCGATCACGGGAGAATCGATCCCGATCGAGGTCGCCCCTGGAGACAAAATCCTGGCCGGGTCAGTCAATGGCACGGGCACCCTCAGCATCGAGGCCAGTGCAGACGGGCGTGATAACTCGTTGACGAAGATCGTGCATCTGGTCGAACAGGCGCACGCGAACAAAGGTGAGCGTGCCCGCATGGCCGATCGTATCGCCCGCCCCCTGGTGCCGCTCGTCCTGATTGCCGCTGTGCTGATTGCCGCATTTGGGTTCGTCGTCGGCGACCCGAGTACCTGGATCGAACGCGCTCTCGTGGTTCTGGTGGCAGCATCACCGTGTGCGTTGGCGATTGCGGTGCCGGTCACGGTGATCTCCGCGATCGGGTCGGCGAGTAAGTTGGGTGTCGTCATCAAGTCTGGTGCCGCGTTCGAAGAGCTTGGCACCATTCGCCGGGTCGCGTTCGACAAGACCGGCACTCTCACTCGCAACGAGCCTCGTGTCGTGGCCACCCACATCAGTAACGACCACACGGAGGCAGAGGTTCTCGATCTCGCCGCAGCACTGGAAGCGACGAGTACCCACCCGTTGGCGCAGGCTATCAGCGCCGCCACACCAACCCGACTGGAAGCCGTTGAGGTCCAAGAACTTCCTGGACACGGTCTCTCTGGAACAGTGGAAGGCCGTAGGGTGCGCGTCGGCAGCCCTCGGTGGATTACCCCTCACGGATTGACCACACAGGCTGCCGAGCTAGCCGATCAGGGCATGAGCATTATCGTCGTCGAAGTCGATGATCAGATCGGTGGAATCATCGGTATTAGAGATGAGTTGCGCCCTGAGGCGACTGAAGCGATTGCGGCATTGCACGATCAGGGTATCTCGACAGTGATGCTCACCGGTGATAACGCCCGTACTGCCGAGGCGATAGCTGCTCAGGCCGGCATCGATGAGATCCATGCCGAGCAATTGCCTGAGCACAAGGCCGAGCGTATCCGCGCTTCCACCGCTCAGGTACCGACGGTGATGATCGGGGACGGCATCAACGACGCCCCCGCCTTGGCCTCGGCGACCGTTGGCGTCGCAATGGGCGTGAGCGGATCGGCAGCTGCAGTGGAATCAGCCGATGTCGCATTCACCGGCACCGATCTGCGCTTGATCCCCGATGCTCTTGCACATGCCAAGAAGGGCCGAGGGATCATGACTGCCAACGTCGTCTTGGCTTTAGCAATCATTGTGGTGCTCTTTCCGTTGGCCCTGTTCGGTGTCCTCGGCCTCGCGGCTGTCGTGCTGGTGCATGAGGTTGCGGAGGTGGTCGTGATCCTCAATGGCGTCAGGACCGCCCGTTCGAAACGCCGTATCTACCCGTCCGATGCCCGGGACGGAAGCACTCCGTCCTCGACTGCCCCAGTGAAAGCGAGCGACTATTGA
- a CDS encoding vitamin K epoxide reductase family protein, which yields MLPSKTETGNDRETQETPFTSPRDLGTLFVIGGVIGLIAAVVLLVEKMTLAANPDYIPSCNVNPILSCGSVMGTPQAAAFGVPNPIIGVAGFAIVVTIGAGLLAGGRYTAWYWGIIQVGLTFAVVFVHWLIYQSLYVIGALCPYCMAVWAVTIPIFWYATTRNLRSFSKGQKWITLIHEYRGAILTGWFLLIIGLIANRFWDYWSTLV from the coding sequence ATGCTGCCCTCCAAGACTGAGACGGGCAACGACAGGGAGACGCAAGAAACGCCGTTCACGTCGCCCCGTGACCTGGGAACGTTGTTCGTCATCGGCGGGGTCATCGGATTAATTGCGGCTGTGGTGTTGCTGGTGGAGAAAATGACGCTAGCAGCCAATCCGGATTACATCCCCAGCTGCAACGTTAACCCGATCCTTTCCTGCGGTTCGGTCATGGGGACTCCGCAAGCCGCCGCTTTCGGTGTTCCGAATCCGATCATCGGCGTCGCAGGTTTTGCCATCGTCGTGACTATCGGTGCAGGTCTTCTTGCTGGAGGACGATATACAGCCTGGTACTGGGGCATCATTCAGGTCGGTCTGACGTTCGCGGTCGTATTCGTGCATTGGTTGATCTACCAGAGTCTCTATGTCATCGGGGCACTGTGTCCTTACTGCATGGCAGTGTGGGCAGTGACGATCCCCATATTTTGGTACGCCACTACCCGAAACCTCAGATCCTTCAGCAAGGGACAGAAATGGATCACCCTGATCCACGAATACCGTGGAGCGATCCTGACTGGCTGGTTCCTCCTCATCATCGGTCTGATCGCCAACCGCTTCTGGGACTACTGGTCCACTCTCGTGTGA
- a CDS encoding Mu transposase C-terminal domain-containing protein, whose protein sequence is MDEEPYGIPSPGHLTMSDAQWEQTRLRAEVIGNLAERDHVGVAAADEAAVELGISRRQVYVLLERYRQGSGLVTDLASRRSDGGRGGNRLSEPVEQVIRELVRTRYLTRQKRSIASLHREIARVCAVRGLPVPARNTVETRIARMNPIAVGRRREGPDSVRPLQSAGDDVPAIGSILDQVQIDHTVIDLIVVDERERKPVGRPYLTLAIDVCSRCLVGMVVTLEPPSAVSVGLCLAHATGDKRPRLERLGIEADWPMSGKPKALFVDNAAEFKSEALTRGCEQHGIALDYRPLGQPHYGGIVERVIGTAMREIHELPGTTFSDPGERGRYDSEKMAALTLAELEKWLSLAVAAYHGTVHSTLGLTPAGRWAEGVLADGSPVVTANPTAFLVDFLPVIRRKLTRTGFVIDHVRYFANVLKPWIARRESLEQFIIRRDPRDISRIWVLDPEGEEYLEVPYRTLSNPAVSVWEHRQALARLRERGAAEVDEVALFRMIEQMRHISETAEKTTKRTRREAERRNHAGTTRKASPAPTPAPPATAPEPGAMRPAARFEEIEQW, encoded by the coding sequence ATGGACGAAGAACCATACGGGATCCCGTCGCCGGGGCATTTAACGATGTCGGATGCTCAGTGGGAGCAAACTCGGTTGCGTGCTGAAGTGATCGGCAATCTCGCCGAGCGTGACCATGTTGGGGTGGCTGCTGCCGATGAAGCCGCCGTCGAGCTGGGAATCTCTCGCCGACAGGTGTACGTGCTGTTGGAACGCTACCGTCAGGGCTCTGGTCTGGTGACCGATCTCGCCAGCCGACGGTCCGACGGTGGCAGGGGTGGTAATCGGCTGTCGGAGCCGGTCGAGCAGGTCATTCGCGAGCTTGTCCGCACACGGTACTTGACGCGACAGAAGCGAAGCATCGCTTCGCTGCACCGCGAGATCGCCCGAGTCTGTGCTGTGCGGGGGTTGCCGGTGCCGGCGCGGAACACGGTCGAGACGCGAATCGCACGGATGAATCCGATAGCAGTCGGTCGGCGACGAGAAGGGCCCGACAGTGTGCGGCCCTTGCAGTCGGCCGGTGATGACGTCCCAGCGATCGGATCCATCTTGGACCAGGTACAGATCGATCACACCGTCATTGATCTGATCGTCGTCGATGAGCGGGAACGGAAGCCTGTCGGCCGCCCATATCTGACGTTGGCGATCGATGTGTGCAGTCGCTGTCTCGTGGGCATGGTCGTGACTTTGGAGCCGCCCTCGGCGGTGTCTGTGGGCTTATGCCTAGCTCACGCAACCGGTGATAAACGGCCCCGGCTGGAACGACTCGGGATCGAAGCAGACTGGCCGATGAGCGGGAAGCCGAAGGCGTTGTTCGTCGATAACGCCGCCGAGTTCAAGAGCGAGGCACTCACCCGTGGGTGTGAGCAGCACGGCATCGCACTGGACTACCGGCCGCTGGGCCAGCCGCATTACGGCGGGATCGTAGAACGCGTCATCGGCACGGCAATGCGCGAGATCCACGAGCTGCCAGGCACGACGTTCTCGGACCCAGGTGAGCGTGGCCGGTATGACTCCGAGAAAATGGCTGCACTGACTCTTGCCGAACTGGAGAAGTGGCTGAGCCTGGCAGTGGCTGCGTACCACGGCACCGTCCACAGCACGCTGGGCCTGACTCCGGCTGGGCGCTGGGCTGAGGGTGTCCTCGCGGACGGCTCTCCTGTGGTCACGGCGAATCCGACAGCGTTCTTGGTGGATTTCCTGCCGGTGATCCGGCGGAAGCTGACGCGTACCGGATTCGTCATCGATCACGTGCGTTATTTCGCCAACGTGCTCAAGCCCTGGATCGCGCGTCGCGAGAGTCTCGAACAGTTCATCATCCGCCGAGACCCGCGCGACATCAGCCGAATATGGGTGCTGGACCCTGAGGGCGAGGAATACCTAGAGGTGCCCTATCGGACGTTGTCGAATCCTGCTGTCAGCGTGTGGGAGCACCGGCAGGCGCTGGCACGACTGCGTGAACGCGGTGCCGCCGAAGTCGACGAGGTCGCGTTGTTTCGGATGATCGAACAGATGCGTCACATCTCTGAGACCGCCGAGAAGACCACCAAGCGGACCCGCCGGGAAGCTGAACGCCGTAATCACGCGGGAACCACGAGAAAGGCGTCTCCCGCGCCGACACCGGCTCCGCCGGCGACTGCGCCGGAACCGGGCGCGATGCGGCCTGCGGCCCGCTTCGAGGAGATTGAACAATGGTGA
- a CDS encoding TniQ family protein — translation MTARWPIHPRPIPGEALTSWLHRIADGYGITVDDLAFDIGYSLDRDTDLDLAPPEGLIEQLAIQTGVSSDRIHGMSISGYTPWLLDDVEPGPDAFSTYIRQLTVLLPERNRRRRTVSSWRAWVPTAAVRHHRTCPQCVRDSTSPHPYLVVWSLPLMLSCPVHHCWLEHHDGPPGHYYAWRDPSSAPEPQRASLAIRRMDDRTWQALTAGVVDLPRHRIHAGTWFRLLRTVVDELGATMSECGAAQRLTREVWQRAGYPVRAGQAMWRPFEAQTLQRQTRTLEAAAIAMRVLENGHLTGLGRDAALFLPEPDTSLDPGKPLVTTGCPKSLNEALHDAVEDAKQNPDSARQLFNLMTLYRSDDDEHVHRVRNDFVSRSGKWRGSRVGNCRLRRLRFSGEPVTSV, via the coding sequence GTGACCGCCCGCTGGCCGATCCATCCGCGGCCGATTCCGGGTGAAGCCCTCACCTCATGGCTGCACCGGATCGCCGACGGGTATGGGATCACCGTCGATGATCTTGCATTCGATATCGGCTACTCCCTCGACCGCGATACGGATCTCGACCTGGCCCCACCGGAGGGGTTGATCGAGCAACTAGCGATCCAAACCGGAGTCAGCTCCGATCGGATTCACGGCATGAGCATCAGCGGGTACACCCCGTGGCTCTTGGACGACGTCGAGCCTGGCCCCGACGCGTTCAGCACCTACATCCGGCAATTGACCGTTCTCTTGCCCGAGAGGAACCGTCGTCGCCGGACGGTGAGCTCGTGGCGAGCATGGGTCCCGACCGCCGCTGTCCGACACCACCGAACCTGCCCACAATGTGTGCGAGATTCCACGTCTCCTCACCCCTACCTCGTGGTGTGGTCGCTGCCACTGATGCTCTCCTGCCCCGTCCACCACTGCTGGCTTGAGCACCACGACGGTCCGCCCGGCCATTACTACGCATGGCGCGACCCATCGAGCGCCCCCGAACCGCAGAGAGCCTCGCTGGCGATCCGGCGCATGGACGACCGGACGTGGCAAGCCCTGACAGCCGGAGTAGTCGACCTTCCACGGCATCGCATCCACGCCGGCACGTGGTTCCGGCTGCTGCGCACTGTGGTCGATGAGCTTGGTGCAACCATGAGCGAGTGCGGTGCCGCGCAGCGGCTGACGCGCGAGGTGTGGCAGCGCGCGGGATATCCCGTGCGAGCCGGTCAAGCGATGTGGCGGCCCTTTGAAGCGCAGACCCTGCAGAGGCAGACGCGGACCCTCGAAGCCGCAGCCATCGCAATGCGCGTGCTCGAGAACGGTCACCTGACGGGTCTGGGCCGCGATGCCGCATTGTTCCTCCCGGAACCCGACACCTCTCTTGATCCTGGCAAGCCACTGGTAACAACAGGATGCCCGAAATCCCTTAACGAAGCCCTGCACGACGCCGTCGAGGATGCCAAGCAGAACCCGGACAGCGCACGCCAGCTATTCAATCTCATGACGCTCTACCGCAGCGACGACGACGAGCACGTCCACCGAGTTCGGAACGATTTTGTGAGTCGCAGCGGTAAGTGGCGTGGTTCTCGCGTCGGTAATTGTCGGCTACGTCGTTTGCGCTTTAGTGGCGAACCAGTTACATCCGTGTGA
- the cmtR gene encoding Cd(II)/Pb(II)-sensing metalloregulatory transcriptional regulator CmtR produces MLTITSRLDVMNRLGRAMADPTRSRLILTLLDRPAYPAELASDLELTRSNVSNHLACLRDCGIVVAEPEGRKTRYKIADPHLARALTALVDVTLAVDENAPCIDPACSVPGCGIAKVGT; encoded by the coding sequence GTGCTGACTATTACTTCTCGCTTAGACGTGATGAACCGGTTGGGCCGGGCGATGGCCGACCCAACCAGGTCACGACTTATCCTGACGCTGCTAGATCGACCGGCCTACCCGGCAGAATTAGCCAGCGATCTGGAGCTGACCCGCTCGAACGTATCCAACCATTTGGCATGCTTGCGCGACTGCGGCATCGTGGTCGCCGAGCCCGAGGGGCGCAAGACGCGCTATAAGATCGCCGATCCGCACCTGGCGCGGGCGCTCACCGCACTGGTCGACGTCACTCTCGCGGTGGACGAGAACGCCCCGTGCATTGATCCCGCCTGCTCGGTTCCCGGATGCGGTATAGCAAAGGTGGGCACGTGA
- the cmtR gene encoding Cd(II)/Pb(II)-sensing metalloregulatory transcriptional regulator CmtR produces MLTIASRVNVMNRLGRAMADGTRSRILLSLLDRPGYPAQLARDLGLSRTNVSNHLACLRGCGIVVAEPEGRQTRYEIADPHLAAALMALVDVTLAVDEHAPCINPTCSVPGCCTPQDPVTKALQ; encoded by the coding sequence ATGCTGACTATAGCTTCTCGTGTGAATGTGATGAACCGCTTGGGTCGGGCCATGGCAGATGGGACACGGTCACGGATCTTGCTGTCCCTGCTGGATCGGCCTGGCTATCCCGCGCAATTGGCACGTGATCTGGGGTTGTCGCGGACGAATGTGTCGAATCATTTGGCCTGCCTGCGCGGTTGCGGGATCGTCGTGGCTGAACCAGAGGGGCGACAGACCCGGTATGAGATCGCAGATCCCCACCTTGCTGCCGCGCTGATGGCGCTGGTGGATGTGACGCTGGCCGTCGACGAACACGCACCCTGCATCAATCCGACATGCTCCGTCCCCGGGTGTTGCACGCCCCAGGACCCCGTAACGAAGGCCCTGCAGTGA
- a CDS encoding DsbA family protein, whose amino-acid sequence MIGVAALVLVGLLVFNNDSNEPKPETAPTSADTADLLVRDDSPRLSKGSEAVFVEFLDFECEGCLSLYPVIEDLRKEYGDRVTFVVRHMPLHTNSVNAALAAEAAAEQGEFEAMYQRLFETVDEWGHQETSQREKFSGYAKELGLNMEQFTAAYDDPATLERVEQGQKDGQALGVTGTPTFFLDGEKLQPESVTDLKEAFDAALQD is encoded by the coding sequence ATGATCGGCGTCGCCGCCCTCGTCCTCGTCGGCTTGCTGGTGTTCAATAACGACAGCAACGAACCCAAACCGGAGACTGCTCCCACCAGTGCAGACACCGCCGACTTACTGGTCCGCGACGATAGCCCCCGCCTGTCTAAGGGTAGCGAAGCAGTGTTCGTGGAATTTCTCGATTTCGAGTGCGAAGGCTGCCTGTCTCTTTACCCGGTCATCGAGGACCTGCGAAAGGAATACGGGGACCGTGTCACATTCGTCGTGCGGCACATGCCCTTACACACCAACTCCGTCAACGCAGCCCTGGCCGCCGAGGCGGCCGCCGAGCAGGGCGAGTTCGAGGCCATGTATCAACGCTTGTTCGAAACGGTAGACGAATGGGGCCACCAAGAGACATCACAACGCGAAAAGTTCTCCGGCTATGCCAAGGAGCTCGGCCTGAACATGGAGCAGTTCACAGCAGCCTATGATGATCCGGCCACTCTCGAGCGCGTTGAGCAGGGTCAGAAGGACGGACAGGCCCTCGGGGTCACCGGCACTCCAACGTTCTTCCTCGACGGTGAGAAGCTCCAACCCGAAAGCGTCACTGACCTAAAGGAAGCCTTCGATGCTGCCCTCCAAGACTGA
- a CDS encoding TniB family NTP-binding protein: MVTVDEDQPPDLSHLHPSAQSTARLPAAERVHRIRADRWIGYPKAVEAVGRLETLLGWPRKQRMPNLLLVGPTNNGKSMIIERFRRQHLPTTELDREHIPVLCVQMPSEPSPLRFYTAILAALGAPLRPRPRVIELERLALSLLREVGVQMLVIDELHNVLAGRGDVRREFLNLLRFLGNELRIPLVGVGTREAYLAIRSDDQLENRFEPFVLPVWKAGEDARSLLASFAAAFPLRRPSRIETDDMTQYLLARSEGTIGELAHLLTAAAVAAVESGAETINHRTLTMADYVGPTERRRLFERELM; encoded by the coding sequence ATGGTGACAGTCGACGAGGACCAGCCACCGGATCTGTCGCATCTGCATCCATCTGCACAGTCGACGGCGCGGCTGCCAGCTGCCGAGCGGGTCCACAGGATTCGAGCCGACCGCTGGATCGGCTACCCGAAAGCCGTCGAGGCTGTCGGGCGGTTGGAAACGCTGCTCGGGTGGCCACGGAAGCAACGCATGCCCAACCTGCTGCTGGTGGGGCCGACGAATAACGGCAAGTCCATGATCATCGAGAGATTCCGTCGACAGCACCTGCCCACGACTGAGTTGGATCGGGAACACATCCCGGTGCTGTGCGTTCAGATGCCCTCGGAGCCGTCCCCGTTGCGGTTCTATACAGCAATCCTCGCAGCCCTCGGCGCGCCGCTACGGCCGCGCCCTCGTGTGATCGAGCTCGAGCGCCTCGCACTCTCCCTACTGCGCGAGGTCGGTGTGCAGATGCTGGTGATCGATGAGCTGCACAATGTGCTTGCTGGACGTGGTGACGTCCGTCGAGAGTTCTTGAACCTCTTGCGATTCCTTGGCAACGAGCTGCGCATCCCGCTCGTGGGAGTCGGCACCCGTGAGGCATACCTGGCGATACGCTCGGACGACCAACTGGAGAATCGGTTCGAGCCGTTCGTGCTGCCTGTCTGGAAGGCAGGCGAGGACGCCCGGTCGCTGTTGGCCAGCTTCGCGGCGGCCTTCCCATTGCGGCGGCCCTCCCGCATCGAGACCGACGACATGACGCAGTACTTGCTCGCCCGCAGTGAAGGAACGATCGGTGAGCTTGCGCACCTGCTGACCGCGGCCGCGGTCGCGGCCGTCGAGTCCGGCGCTGAGACGATCAACCACCGGACGCTGACGATGGCCGACTACGTTGGCCCCACAGAGCGGCGGCGATTGTTTGAACGCGAGCTGATGTGA